In Deltaproteobacteria bacterium, one genomic interval encodes:
- a CDS encoding helix-turn-helix domain-containing protein, translating to MKDGEAGFASGRDAFLADHIGRKLAELSDGTEPVAVRFGAASEETVEIPAQALRLLREILDQMARGNTVTLTPVQAELTTRQAADLLQVSRTFLVRLLDEGRIPCRKVGSHRRVRTEDILAYRRDTESRRRDALDELTAQDQKLGLQ from the coding sequence ATGAAGGACGGAGAGGCTGGGTTTGCGAGCGGGCGGGACGCATTTCTTGCAGACCATATCGGCAGGAAACTGGCAGAGTTGTCGGATGGGACTGAGCCGGTTGCGGTTCGATTTGGCGCTGCCAGCGAGGAAACGGTCGAGATTCCCGCCCAAGCGCTGCGGCTTCTACGCGAGATTCTTGACCAGATGGCGCGTGGCAATACAGTTACGTTGACGCCGGTTCAGGCGGAGTTGACCACACGGCAAGCGGCCGATCTCCTGCAGGTTTCGAGGACGTTCCTGGTACGGTTGCTCGACGAGGGACGAATCCCATGCCGTAAGGTCGGCTCACATCGGCGTGTGCGGACCGAAGACATTCTCGCCTATCGTCGGGATACGGAGTCTCGTCGCCGAGATGCCCTGGACGAGTTAACTGCTCAGGATCAAAAACTCGGCTTGCAATAG
- a CDS encoding hydantoinase/oxoprolinase family protein: MSDSRGRYRVGIDVGGTFTDVTVLEEGTGRILDVRKVPSNPAAPLEVLDGVLADLRAKWGDDALSYLLHGSTHALNTVLEEKGSRTGLLTTLGFRDVYEIARQWKGEEVFNIFYPGGKRFVPRRRVAEVPERLDKSGAVMVPLDLDAVDEAVAGLMEQGIDALAVAFLFSYVNPEHERLAAEHIRSRYPGLFVSRSSEVNPVWREYERTATTVLNAYLGPRMEQYFSGMEETVLRHFPAAHPFLMKSNGGIGAPKAMARFPVQTLMSGPVAGVVAAHELGARNDVANLISLDIGGTSSDMSLIPGRPLFRTEWRIGRHPVRVDSVEVESLGAGGGSLAQVRYGKVLQVGPQSAGAVPGPACYMRGGDQPTLTDALVQLRHLNPRALLQGEMAIDAALSAEAIRREVAEPLGMSEDEAALGILRVLVANIVASMRTITIERGFNPADFVLAPFGGMGPTLATAVASSLGIGRILVPADPGNFSAFGMLLSDLRSDAVTTKVFALDPDTLTGAVTALRELEDEVRRELASQGPAEDSIRVDWLLDMRYREQAYELTVPIAKDPAKLNVEEICDRFGQAHEQRYGHRADDEVVEVVNLRASAYASLGKPELSRGEDTGAREPAARERRRAVMLDGAHDVPVFRRDDLAPGAALAGPVIVEEKTSTTVVEPGWALRVDPEGNLDLTRVA; encoded by the coding sequence ATGAGTGATTCACGAGGTCGGTACAGGGTCGGCATCGACGTCGGCGGCACATTCACGGACGTTACGGTCCTGGAGGAGGGGACCGGGCGCATCCTTGACGTGCGCAAGGTGCCGTCCAATCCGGCGGCGCCGCTGGAGGTGCTCGACGGGGTGCTGGCGGACCTGCGCGCCAAGTGGGGCGACGATGCCTTGTCCTACCTGCTGCACGGATCCACCCACGCGCTCAACACCGTGCTGGAGGAGAAGGGCAGCCGCACCGGCCTGCTGACCACCTTGGGATTCCGCGACGTCTACGAGATCGCGCGTCAGTGGAAGGGCGAGGAGGTCTTCAACATCTTCTACCCCGGGGGCAAGCGGTTCGTGCCGCGGCGGCGCGTGGCCGAGGTTCCGGAACGCCTGGACAAGTCCGGCGCGGTGATGGTGCCGCTGGACCTGGACGCGGTCGATGAAGCCGTGGCCGGGCTCATGGAGCAGGGCATTGACGCCCTGGCCGTCGCGTTCCTGTTCTCCTACGTGAATCCGGAGCACGAGCGGTTGGCGGCGGAGCACATCCGTTCGCGTTATCCGGGTCTGTTCGTGTCGCGGTCGTCGGAGGTGAACCCGGTGTGGCGCGAGTACGAGCGCACCGCCACCACCGTGCTCAACGCCTATCTCGGCCCGCGCATGGAACAGTACTTCTCCGGCATGGAGGAGACCGTGCTGCGGCACTTCCCGGCGGCGCACCCCTTCCTCATGAAGTCCAACGGCGGCATCGGGGCGCCCAAGGCCATGGCGCGGTTCCCGGTGCAGACGCTCATGTCCGGACCGGTGGCCGGGGTGGTGGCGGCCCACGAGCTGGGGGCGCGCAACGATGTCGCCAACCTCATCTCGCTGGACATCGGCGGCACCAGCAGCGACATGTCGCTGATCCCGGGAAGACCCCTGTTCCGCACCGAGTGGCGCATCGGGCGCCATCCCGTGCGCGTGGACTCGGTGGAGGTGGAGAGCCTGGGAGCGGGCGGCGGCAGTCTGGCCCAGGTGCGCTACGGCAAGGTGCTCCAGGTGGGCCCCCAGAGCGCGGGGGCCGTGCCCGGACCCGCATGCTACATGCGCGGCGGCGACCAGCCGACGTTGACCGACGCGCTGGTGCAGCTCCGCCACCTGAATCCGCGGGCGCTGCTCCAGGGCGAGATGGCCATCGACGCGGCGCTCTCGGCGGAGGCCATCCGTCGCGAGGTGGCCGAACCCCTGGGCATGTCGGAGGACGAGGCGGCCCTGGGAATCCTGCGCGTGCTGGTGGCCAACATCGTCGCCTCCATGCGCACCATCACCATCGAGCGCGGCTTCAATCCGGCGGACTTCGTGCTCGCTCCCTTCGGCGGCATGGGGCCGACCCTGGCCACGGCGGTGGCTTCGTCCCTGGGCATCGGGCGGATACTGGTCCCCGCCGACCCGGGCAACTTCAGCGCCTTCGGCATGCTGCTGTCCGACTTGCGCTCGGACGCGGTCACGACGAAGGTCTTCGCCCTCGACCCGGACACCCTGACGGGCGCGGTGACGGCCCTGCGCGAACTCGAGGACGAGGTCCGGCGCGAGCTTGCCTCCCAGGGGCCGGCCGAGGATTCGATCCGTGTTGATTGGCTGCTGGACATGCGTTACCGTGAGCAAGCCTACGAGTTGACGGTGCCCATCGCCAAGGACCCCGCGAAGCTCAACGTCGAGGAGATCTGCGACCGGTTCGGCCAGGCCCACGAGCAGCGTTACGGGCACCGGGCCGACGACGAGGTGGTGGAGGTAGTGAACCTGCGGGCTTCCGCCTACGCGTCGCTGGGGAAACCGGAGCTGTCGCGGGGCGAGGATACGGGCGCGCGGGAGCCTGCGGCCAGGGAGCGCCGCCGCGCCGTCATGCTCGACGGTGCGCACGACGTGCCGGTGTTCCGCCGGGACGATCTGGCCCCGGGCGCGGCCCTGGCCGGCCCGGTCATCGTCGAGGAGAAGACGTCCACCACGGTGGTGGAGCCGGGCTGGGCGCTACGCGTCGACCCGGAAGGAAACCTGGATCTCACGCGCGTTGCGTGA
- a CDS encoding NAD-dependent epimerase/dehydratase family protein, which yields MKILITGGMGVNGAVTARHLVRDGVRPVLMDNRMDTSLISDIEKDVDLVIGDILDPEGLDKIIVDNGITHVAHLAALMPIPAETDPALGIKVGVDGTLNVLEIARHRGLERVVFTSSKAVYGEIGGKHAYPDYVPVAEEHPQSPADLYGTIKVCCETLCTYYQKKYGVSSVVLRFGSIYGPGKEVRHGALSLYGQMIEKVMSGEGFSAEGGDQSNEALYVGDVARSIILGLQVKDPAERTFNIGTGVGVTLHDFKRVLGGLYPDSKIEISSGLEFRMTEKKSYCIFDIGKATAHLGFTPAYDLEAGIKDYIATIERLRPR from the coding sequence ATGAAGATTCTGATTACCGGCGGCATGGGAGTCAACGGCGCGGTCACCGCGCGGCACTTGGTCCGGGACGGTGTGCGCCCCGTGTTGATGGACAACCGGATGGACACCTCGTTGATCTCGGATATCGAGAAGGACGTGGACCTGGTGATCGGGGACATCCTGGACCCCGAGGGCCTGGACAAGATCATCGTCGACAACGGCATCACGCACGTGGCCCATCTGGCGGCGCTGATGCCCATTCCGGCGGAGACGGACCCGGCCCTGGGCATCAAGGTCGGCGTGGACGGAACCCTCAACGTGCTCGAGATCGCGCGGCACCGGGGGCTCGAGCGGGTGGTGTTCACGAGCTCCAAGGCGGTGTACGGCGAGATCGGCGGGAAGCACGCCTACCCCGACTACGTGCCCGTGGCCGAGGAGCACCCCCAGAGCCCGGCGGATCTCTACGGCACCATCAAGGTGTGCTGCGAGACCCTGTGCACCTACTACCAGAAGAAGTACGGCGTGAGCTCGGTGGTGCTGCGCTTCGGCTCCATCTACGGTCCCGGCAAGGAGGTGCGCCACGGCGCGCTGTCGCTCTACGGCCAGATGATCGAGAAGGTCATGTCCGGCGAGGGATTCTCGGCCGAGGGCGGTGACCAGTCCAACGAGGCCCTCTACGTGGGCGACGTGGCCCGCTCCATCATCCTGGGCCTGCAGGTCAAGGACCCCGCCGAGCGCACCTTCAACATCGGCACCGGCGTGGGCGTCACGCTCCACGACTTCAAGCGTGTCCTCGGCGGGCTCTATCCCGACAGCAAGATCGAGATCAGCTCGGGGCTGGAGTTCCGCATGACCGAGAAGAAGAGCTACTGCATCTTCGACATCGGCAAGGCCACGGCGCACCTGGGCTTCACCCCGGCCTACGACCTCGAAGCCGGGATCAAGGACTACATCGCCACCATCGAGCGGCTGCGGCCGCGGTAG
- a CDS encoding TolC family protein, translating into MASLLLVMLWSPCPGAEPDGGKEILRLALEDTIRVALENSRSVTSAQLDRQDQKLSLEEAEERYRPRARIQASTVARGRADEDTKISFGPTLRVPAGGEFRLDWQQRVGGQGPKRGTTALSFSQPLLKGFGTEVDIAPLIGARMQDRIAMRVFRDRIGRVIGSVIDAYRGVLRAARQNVIARDALERARTQLTVNRALVEAGQMAQQELVQAEAQVADKEYALTETESRLATANSGLVNVLDLRDTARVEPREEPGVTRLRPDLQQSIETAFERRLDYLRAEVGVTLARLDVRVAENDLRWDLSLRAEVARGRTPGRTDYSGELNLTVPLWDRSSRRAWQKARNGLRQAELRLAETRQAIRIEVRRAVHDVAVGLRQIDLARVGRDLAERKLDVERRKLQVGLSSAFQIARFEDDLVRAQNREVDAVVGYRNALTALDRTLGTTLDRWGIDVQRVEQR; encoded by the coding sequence ATGGCGTCGTTGCTCCTCGTGATGCTGTGGTCGCCGTGCCCGGGGGCTGAACCCGACGGCGGGAAGGAGATTCTCCGGCTCGCTCTCGAGGACACGATCCGGGTTGCGCTCGAGAACAGCCGTTCCGTGACCTCCGCGCAACTCGATCGCCAGGACCAGAAGCTCTCGCTGGAGGAGGCCGAGGAACGCTACCGGCCGCGCGCGCGCATCCAAGCCTCCACCGTCGCCCGGGGCCGCGCGGACGAAGACACGAAGATCTCCTTCGGACCGACCCTGCGGGTTCCCGCCGGTGGCGAATTCCGGCTTGACTGGCAGCAGCGTGTGGGCGGACAAGGGCCCAAGAGGGGTACGACGGCCCTGAGCTTTTCACAGCCGCTTCTCAAGGGGTTCGGCACGGAAGTCGACATCGCTCCCTTGATCGGGGCGCGCATGCAGGACCGCATCGCGATGCGGGTATTTCGAGATCGGATCGGCAGGGTCATCGGGTCCGTGATCGATGCCTACCGGGGAGTCTTGAGAGCGGCGCGCCAGAACGTCATCGCGCGGGACGCCCTGGAGCGCGCGCGCACGCAACTCACGGTGAATCGGGCGCTGGTCGAGGCCGGCCAGATGGCCCAGCAGGAACTCGTGCAGGCGGAGGCGCAGGTCGCGGACAAGGAGTATGCGCTGACCGAGACCGAGAGCCGCCTCGCCACGGCCAACTCGGGTCTCGTCAACGTTCTTGACCTTCGGGACACGGCTCGCGTGGAGCCGCGGGAGGAGCCTGGTGTCACGCGCCTGCGGCCTGATCTGCAACAGAGCATCGAGACGGCCTTCGAGCGTCGTTTGGACTACCTGCGGGCCGAAGTCGGAGTGACATTGGCGCGGCTCGACGTGCGCGTGGCAGAGAACGATCTGCGTTGGGACCTCTCGCTGCGCGCCGAGGTTGCGCGCGGCCGTACGCCCGGACGGACGGATTACAGCGGAGAGCTGAACCTGACCGTACCGTTGTGGGACCGTTCTTCCAGGCGCGCGTGGCAGAAGGCGCGGAATGGTCTGCGGCAGGCCGAATTGAGGCTGGCAGAGACGCGCCAGGCCATCCGCATCGAGGTGAGGAGGGCGGTGCACGATGTCGCCGTCGGGCTACGCCAGATCGATCTCGCGCGGGTGGGACGCGATCTGGCCGAACGGAAGCTCGACGTCGAACGGCGCAAGCTGCAAGTGGGTCTGTCGTCCGCGTTCCAGATCGCCCGGTTCGAGGATGACTTGGTGCGGGCGCAGAACAGGGAGGTCGACGCTGTGGTCGGTTACCGCAACGCCCTGACCGCGCTCGACCGGACGCTCGGCACGACGCTGGACCGGTGGGGCATCGATGTCCAGCGCGTGGAACAACGCTGA
- a CDS encoding MFS transporter has protein sequence MEPQAPAARGWFRDFLLTCGARFGLFFAMFLIEPVFPVYLKNMGTSPFMIGVVMAAFPLGATLVRPLVGAYIDRLGSKMFLVGGLSIFITAATGYVWTASVLVALLLRTYHGFGWSGCTTSIGTLVADISPDHLRGTLISYSGAVSTVAYSIAPAFAFWIVAGYGFPTVFLSGAAAAAVGLLAALSIPEPVKAKAVARRLRWFETFILPASLLPAVSMGLLGISRGSIIAFLSLYALEKGGDPGIWFGVFAVAVVAGRPIFGPLSDRKGRPFVIIPTYLLALVGMVVLVLARTPMMLLVSAAIMGFGYGSTHAALMTMTIDLAPRDRWGLSMAQYHLFYDLAIGMGGVLAGVMLHFNGNNYPAMFLATAVVGLGGFVLFVMKYRTGGHATPM, from the coding sequence GTGGAACCCCAAGCTCCCGCCGCGCGAGGCTGGTTCCGGGACTTCCTCCTTACCTGCGGCGCCCGCTTCGGGCTCTTCTTCGCCATGTTCCTGATCGAGCCGGTGTTCCCCGTGTACCTCAAGAACATGGGGACGAGCCCGTTCATGATCGGTGTGGTCATGGCCGCCTTCCCCCTCGGCGCCACCCTGGTGCGGCCGCTGGTGGGAGCCTACATCGACCGCCTGGGCAGCAAGATGTTTCTCGTGGGGGGGCTGAGCATCTTCATCACCGCCGCCACGGGCTACGTCTGGACCGCCTCGGTGCTGGTGGCGCTGCTGCTGCGCACGTACCACGGCTTCGGGTGGTCGGGATGCACGACGTCCATAGGCACCTTGGTGGCGGACATCTCTCCGGATCATCTCCGCGGCACCCTCATCAGCTACTCCGGGGCGGTAAGCACCGTGGCCTACTCCATCGCGCCGGCCTTCGCCTTCTGGATAGTGGCCGGTTATGGCTTCCCGACGGTGTTTCTCAGCGGGGCGGCGGCGGCGGCGGTCGGCCTGCTGGCGGCGCTGTCGATTCCCGAGCCGGTGAAAGCCAAGGCCGTGGCCCGGCGCCTGCGCTGGTTCGAGACCTTCATCCTGCCCGCATCCCTCCTGCCCGCGGTGAGCATGGGTCTACTGGGGATCTCCCGCGGCAGCATCATCGCCTTTCTGTCGCTTTACGCCCTGGAAAAGGGAGGGGACCCGGGCATCTGGTTCGGCGTCTTCGCGGTGGCGGTGGTGGCCGGCAGGCCCATCTTCGGTCCGCTCTCCGACCGCAAGGGCCGGCCGTTCGTGATCATCCCAACCTACCTCCTGGCCCTGGTGGGCATGGTGGTGCTGGTGCTGGCGCGCACGCCCATGATGCTGCTGGTCTCCGCGGCCATCATGGGGTTCGGCTACGGCTCCACCCATGCCGCGCTCATGACCATGACCATCGACCTGGCACCGCGCGATCGGTGGGGCCTCAGCATGGCCCAGTACCACCTGTTCTACGACCTCGCCATCGGCATGGGCGGGGTGTTGGCCGGCGTCATGCTCCACTTCAACGGCAACAACTATCCCGCCATGTTCCTTGCCACCGCGGTGGTGGGGCTAGGCGGGTTCGTTCTGTTCGTGATGAAGTATCGGACGGGCGGCCACGCCACGCCGATGTAA
- a CDS encoding SulP family inorganic anion transporter, with protein sequence MTAKPRPPDLMSELRADVASGKLVPALTAGLSSGLSLLVAYVAFGTAIYSGPLAPYSSQGVGLVLFGTFASCLIIAFTGGYRGVIAGLSPALVIVMASVATTVDARGEALFVTAAGALIISAMGTGACCLMIGWFKLANLVRFIPYPVAGGFVAGIGGAVCLAAMSLMGAKLDWRTLPALVEPSVFWIWVPGVVFGIGLYLLMKRLRHALILPISVALAVGAHHLVFAALGLSGEEARAEGLLLTGTAGGRLWPVLGPADVAHVDWAAMAGQAPEMLILVLIAFICIVMNVAGLELAVDQELDWDGEFTATGVACMVSGLGGGTVATLVVPASLRSKLFGAATRLTGVITAAVIGSALFLGDGMLEIVPTAIVGGMLTFAGLGMLDEGLVRSRRRLPPSEFGIILLIFVVIVTLGLFEGVAAGMLATLVFFAVRLSRVDPIEAEFTARERQSNKVRSVPERAILLAEGEGVHAYRLRGYIFFGSAIPLTDRLKESLNGPSRPSSLILDFTAVSGFDFSAVNTLSRFLQAAHAAGVRLVLSGVSETLRFGLERNLPPAVFTELLFEADVERGLERCEEMVIEAWKADETTPDARRAALLERTADDVERYLERQIQFEDLMEELGRWLTPHEYGAQEPLAGPDAPQDGLQLLLSGRASAYDDAGARLHQFSPGDAIWPDEAAPVVLADEPCRTMVLTPATRGWLEEHEQGVALDLYRYLLTGRLEAGSSAGGAGKESDGDEESS encoded by the coding sequence GTGACCGCGAAGCCCCGGCCCCCGGACCTGATGTCCGAGCTTCGCGCCGACGTCGCGTCCGGGAAGTTGGTTCCGGCACTCACCGCCGGACTCAGTTCCGGACTGAGCCTGCTCGTCGCCTACGTTGCCTTCGGCACCGCCATATACTCCGGCCCGCTGGCGCCCTATTCCTCCCAGGGCGTCGGCCTGGTGCTGTTCGGGACCTTCGCCTCCTGCCTCATCATCGCCTTCACCGGCGGCTACCGCGGGGTGATCGCCGGGCTGTCTCCCGCGCTGGTGATCGTCATGGCCTCGGTGGCGACCACGGTGGACGCGCGCGGCGAGGCGCTGTTCGTCACCGCGGCGGGCGCGCTGATCATCAGCGCCATGGGCACCGGAGCGTGTTGCCTCATGATCGGGTGGTTCAAGCTCGCCAACCTGGTGCGCTTCATCCCCTATCCCGTGGCCGGCGGCTTCGTGGCCGGGATCGGCGGCGCCGTGTGCCTCGCCGCCATGTCGCTGATGGGGGCCAAGCTGGATTGGCGCACGCTCCCGGCGCTGGTGGAGCCTTCCGTGTTCTGGATATGGGTGCCCGGTGTGGTTTTCGGAATCGGGCTCTATCTCCTGATGAAGCGCTTGCGCCATGCGCTGATCCTGCCGATCAGTGTCGCGCTGGCCGTCGGCGCGCATCACCTGGTCTTCGCCGCCCTGGGGCTTTCCGGCGAGGAGGCGAGAGCGGAGGGGCTGTTGCTCACGGGAACGGCCGGGGGGCGCCTGTGGCCGGTCCTGGGGCCGGCCGATGTGGCGCATGTGGACTGGGCCGCGATGGCCGGTCAGGCGCCCGAAATGCTGATTCTCGTGTTGATCGCCTTTATCTGTATCGTGATGAACGTGGCCGGCCTCGAGCTTGCCGTCGACCAGGAGCTGGACTGGGACGGGGAGTTCACGGCGACGGGGGTTGCCTGCATGGTCAGCGGCCTGGGCGGTGGCACGGTGGCGACCCTGGTTGTCCCGGCCTCGCTTCGCAGCAAGCTCTTCGGGGCCGCTACCCGGCTGACCGGCGTGATCACGGCCGCCGTCATCGGCAGCGCGTTGTTCCTTGGCGACGGCATGCTGGAAATCGTCCCTACGGCGATCGTGGGGGGGATGCTGACCTTCGCCGGCCTCGGCATGCTGGACGAAGGGCTTGTGAGAAGCCGCCGGCGGCTGCCGCCGTCCGAGTTCGGCATCATCCTCCTCATCTTCGTGGTCATCGTCACCCTCGGGCTGTTCGAGGGCGTGGCCGCCGGTATGCTGGCAACGCTCGTGTTTTTCGCGGTGCGGCTCAGCCGCGTGGATCCCATCGAAGCCGAGTTCACCGCCCGCGAGCGCCAGAGCAACAAGGTACGTTCCGTACCCGAGCGCGCCATCCTGCTGGCGGAAGGCGAGGGCGTGCACGCCTACCGGCTGCGCGGCTACATCTTCTTCGGCAGCGCCATCCCGCTGACCGATCGCCTCAAGGAATCCCTTAACGGTCCCTCCCGTCCTTCCTCCCTCATATTGGACTTCACGGCCGTGTCCGGCTTCGACTTCTCGGCCGTGAACACGCTCAGCAGGTTCCTGCAGGCGGCGCACGCGGCCGGGGTGCGGTTGGTTCTGAGCGGTGTGTCCGAGACCTTGAGGTTCGGCCTGGAGCGCAATCTGCCGCCGGCCGTGTTCACCGAGTTGTTGTTCGAGGCGGATGTCGAGCGCGGTCTCGAGCGTTGCGAGGAGATGGTGATCGAGGCGTGGAAGGCGGACGAGACCACGCCGGACGCGCGCCGCGCCGCGTTGCTGGAGCGAACCGCCGATGACGTCGAGCGTTATCTGGAGCGGCAGATACAGTTCGAGGACCTGATGGAGGAGCTTGGACGCTGGCTCACGCCCCACGAGTACGGGGCGCAGGAGCCACTTGCGGGGCCGGACGCGCCGCAAGACGGTCTGCAATTGCTGCTTTCCGGTCGCGCATCCGCCTACGATGACGCCGGCGCGCGTCTCCATCAATTCAGCCCGGGCGATGCCATATGGCCGGACGAGGCGGCGCCGGTGGTGCTCGCGGACGAGCCGTGCAGGACCATGGTGCTGACTCCGGCCACGCGGGGCTGGCTGGAGGAGCACGAGCAGGGCGTCGCCCTCGACCTCTACCGCTACTTGCTCACGGGGCGTCTGGAGGCCGGATCGAGTGCCGGAGGGGCGGGGAAGGAATCCGACGGCGACGAGGAGTCGAGTTGA
- a CDS encoding efflux RND transporter periplasmic adaptor subunit, giving the protein MTTARGGPAGSGAREPGAAADRDVLFRMICESMAYGVMLIDGKGRTETFNPAAAEILGLEREAVVGHSFAEVFVANGGFEELSEAVLAAIYEGAVGRQQVVNVTVDGRIRPLAVESSYLRGTESGEGSDRALVAVFSDISELERLRAKELALARDLQSKHEELREAYRSLEGRNVELGTLLQKIRAVRLVASACAVVLVLGIGAYLWNESPTAWFGAKETHAGGAVAGVRLLVVEPKRIVSTITVASEIGPRRQVSVTSPIGGQVGAVHVKLGESVAAGQPLLSLDVSEVEIQRRKAQAIFLKAKAEAERLANWKNSVDASKAKRAVTKARIALEGANTKFEETAFLVEQGLTPAAREKAAERERRARRLDLESAEQDFDAVLDKGPDKRELARLELANAKEDLERIERLLRNATVTAPVAGVVLRLGEGFGRDNDGLSPGTSIEPGQHLVTIADMEGVTTAGRVDEVDVRRIRPGHAVRIAGPAFPGITLEGTVTHVSSRAFRSPGGKSLPTFEIAAVVDKLDPQQREAVRLGMSADMQIVIHESERALVVPVKAVDLSNGTPRVRVRDETTGSERVVEVKTGVTTLDSVEILAGLAPGDKVIVP; this is encoded by the coding sequence ATGACGACCGCCCGCGGAGGGCCGGCCGGCTCAGGCGCCCGGGAACCGGGTGCGGCAGCCGACCGGGACGTCCTTTTCCGGATGATCTGCGAGAGCATGGCGTACGGCGTCATGCTCATCGACGGAAAGGGACGGACCGAGACCTTCAACCCGGCGGCCGCGGAGATCCTCGGCCTCGAACGGGAGGCCGTTGTGGGGCACAGCTTCGCCGAGGTCTTCGTGGCCAACGGCGGGTTCGAAGAGCTGAGCGAGGCCGTGCTGGCGGCAATCTACGAGGGGGCAGTGGGCCGTCAGCAAGTGGTCAACGTCACGGTGGACGGCCGAATACGGCCGCTGGCGGTCGAGAGTTCCTACTTGCGGGGGACCGAGAGCGGCGAAGGCTCCGACCGCGCCCTGGTTGCCGTGTTCAGCGACATCTCGGAACTCGAACGCCTGCGCGCCAAGGAGTTGGCTCTCGCCAGGGACCTCCAGAGCAAACACGAGGAACTGCGCGAAGCCTACCGTAGCCTCGAAGGGCGCAATGTCGAGCTCGGGACCCTGCTGCAGAAGATCCGCGCGGTGCGGCTGGTCGCGTCGGCGTGCGCCGTCGTCCTGGTGCTCGGCATCGGCGCCTATCTGTGGAACGAATCTCCCACCGCCTGGTTCGGCGCGAAGGAGACCCACGCCGGCGGAGCGGTCGCCGGCGTCCGCCTCCTTGTCGTCGAGCCCAAGAGAATCGTGTCCACGATCACCGTGGCGAGCGAGATCGGGCCGCGCCGCCAGGTTTCCGTGACGAGCCCGATCGGAGGACAGGTGGGGGCGGTCCACGTCAAGCTTGGGGAGAGTGTCGCCGCGGGCCAGCCGCTGCTGAGCCTCGACGTGAGCGAGGTCGAGATCCAGCGCCGGAAGGCACAGGCGATCTTTCTCAAGGCGAAAGCAGAGGCGGAGCGGCTCGCCAACTGGAAGAACAGCGTCGACGCGTCGAAGGCGAAACGGGCCGTGACCAAGGCGCGCATCGCCCTCGAAGGCGCGAATACCAAGTTCGAAGAGACGGCATTCCTGGTCGAGCAAGGGCTCACGCCCGCCGCGCGGGAGAAGGCCGCGGAGCGGGAGCGGCGGGCGCGGCGTCTGGATCTGGAGTCCGCCGAACAGGACTTCGACGCGGTCCTCGACAAAGGACCCGACAAACGGGAACTGGCCCGTCTGGAGCTGGCCAACGCCAAGGAAGACCTCGAGCGTATCGAACGGCTGCTGCGCAACGCAACGGTGACGGCTCCGGTTGCAGGTGTGGTGCTCCGTCTCGGCGAAGGGTTCGGGCGGGACAATGATGGACTTTCGCCCGGGACCTCCATCGAGCCGGGACAACACCTCGTCACGATCGCGGACATGGAGGGCGTCACCACGGCGGGCCGGGTGGATGAAGTGGACGTACGCCGTATCCGGCCGGGGCACGCGGTGAGGATCGCCGGCCCGGCCTTCCCGGGCATCACGTTGGAGGGGACGGTCACGCATGTCTCGTCGCGCGCGTTCCGTTCCCCCGGGGGGAAGAGCTTGCCGACCTTCGAGATCGCGGCCGTGGTGGACAAGCTCGACCCTCAACAGCGCGAGGCGGTGCGCCTCGGCATGTCCGCCGACATGCAGATCGTCATTCACGAAAGCGAGCGGGCGCTCGTTGTCCCGGTCAAGGCGGTGGACCTTTCCAACGGCACGCCACGGGTGCGCGTGCGGGACGAAACCACGGGGAGCGAACGCGTGGTCGAGGTAAAGACCGGGGTCACCACCCTCGACTCGGTCGAGATCCTCGCGGGTCTCGCGCCCGGCGACAAGGTGATCGTGCCGTGA
- a CDS encoding ABC transporter ATP-binding protein, which translates to MNGAEAGPTLLRLVDIRRSYRIGPVNVDVLQGVNLDIDKGDLAAIMGPSGSGKSTLMNIIGLLDPPTHGKYILKGREIESMGDDELAALRNATIGFVFQSFHLLPRMNAWRNVGLPLIYRGVDRKEIRRRAHEALERVGLGSRVEHRPDELSGGQRQRVAIARALVGEPEILLADEPTGALDAATGQDIMKLLRELNADRGTTIVVITHDQAVAAQCRRRMHIHKGELQEHRPAHGEQG; encoded by the coding sequence GTGAACGGGGCGGAAGCCGGACCGACGCTGCTGCGGCTCGTGGACATTCGCCGGAGCTACCGCATCGGCCCGGTGAACGTGGACGTGCTCCAGGGAGTGAACCTGGATATCGACAAGGGTGATCTCGCCGCCATCATGGGGCCGTCCGGTTCCGGCAAGTCCACTCTCATGAACATCATCGGCCTCCTCGATCCACCGACTCACGGGAAGTACATCCTGAAGGGCCGGGAGATCGAGTCGATGGGCGACGACGAGCTCGCCGCCCTGCGCAACGCCACCATCGGCTTCGTGTTTCAGTCATTCCATCTCCTCCCGCGCATGAACGCCTGGCGAAACGTCGGTTTGCCGCTGATCTACCGCGGCGTCGACCGCAAGGAAATTCGCCGCCGGGCCCACGAGGCGCTGGAGAGGGTCGGGCTCGGATCGCGTGTGGAACACCGGCCGGACGAGCTCTCGGGCGGACAGCGGCAACGCGTGGCCATCGCCCGCGCACTCGTGGGTGAGCCCGAGATCCTGCTGGCGGACGAGCCCACCGGCGCCCTCGATGCGGCCACCGGTCAGGACATCATGAAGCTCCTGAGGGAGCTGAACGCGGATCGCGGGACGACCATCGTCGTGATCACTCACGACCAGGCTGTAGCGGCCCAATGCCGGCGCCGGATGCACATCCACAAGGGAGAACTGCAGGAGCATCGCCCGGCACACGGAGAGCAGGGATAG